The Elgaria multicarinata webbii isolate HBS135686 ecotype San Diego chromosome 1, rElgMul1.1.pri, whole genome shotgun sequence genome has a window encoding:
- the C1QL3 gene encoding complement C1q-like protein 3 has protein sequence MVLLLVILIPVLVSSAGTSAHYEMLGTCRMVCDPYGGTKAPSTAATPDRGLMQSLPTFIQGPKGEAGRPGKAGPRGPPGEPGPPGPIGPPGEKGEPGRQGLPGPPGAPGLNAAGAISAATYSTVPKIAFYAGLKRQHEGYEVLKFDDVVTNLGNHYDPTTGKFTCSIPGIYFFTYHVLMRGGDGTSMWADLCKNNQVRASAIAQDADQNYDYASNSVVLHLEPGDEVYIKLDGGKAHGGNNNKYSTFSGFIIYAD, from the exons ATGGTCCTGCTGCTGGTCATCCTCATCCCGGTGCTGGTCAGCTCGGCCGGCACGTCGGCCCACTACGAGATGCTGGGCACCTGCCGCATGGTCTGCGACCCGTACGGCGGCACCAAGGCGCCCAGCACGGCGGCCACGCCCGACCGGGGCCTCATGCAGTCCCTGCCCACCTTCATCCAGGGCCCCAAGGGCGAGGCCGGGCGGCCGGGCAAGGCCGGGCCGCGCGGGCCCCCGGGGGAGCCCGGGCCGCCGGGGCCCATAGGCCCGCCGGGAGAAAAAGGCGAGCCCGGGCGGCAAGGACTGCCGGGCCCGCCCGGGGCGCCAGGCCTGAACGCGGCCGGGGCCATCAGCGCCGCCACGTACAGCACCGTGCCCAAGATCGCCTTCTACGCGGGCCTCAAGCGGCAGCACGAGGGCTACGAGGTGCTCAAGTTCGACGACGTCGTCACCAACCTGGGCAACCACTACGATCCCACGACGGGCAAGTTCACCTGCTCCATCCCCGGCATCTACTTCTTCACCTACCACGTGCTCATGCGCGGCGGCGACGGCACCAGCATGTGGGCTGACCTCTGCAAGAACAACCAG GTGCGAGCCAGTGCAATCGCGCAGGATGCGGATCAAAACTACGATTACGCCAGTAACAGTGTAGTTCTACATTTGGAGCCAGGAGATGAAGTCTACATAAAATTAGATGGAGGAAAAGCACATggaggaaacaacaacaaatacagcACATTTTCTGGATTTATAATTTATGCTGACTGA